Proteins from one Oscillatoria nigro-viridis PCC 7112 genomic window:
- a CDS encoding ISKra4 family transposase (programmed frameshift) → MTPSDQQQLKAHLKAVAKILYRNTEPTELKTFESIEKAVRQKMLSEVGPEIGSLFFSAVSGIQTGKPRKIKSIIGSLDITDNQAKYFGLKAYSQFSPLMENCCLLISANESYQMAEKDLEKFTGIKISHSTLQRLVKRQELELPTSQQGVKEITLDGGKVRLRNATKGESCYWKDYKAVCLDNIYAGAFFKNNQDLIDWTNSQKLLHPMYCLGDGHAGIWNIFKEIGDNEQRQEILDWYHLKENLYKVGGSIKRLKLAENMLWQGKVDEVINLFKDFKGQAFKTFCNYLDTHRCRIVNYQYYKEESISSIGSGTVESTIKRIGLRVKISGAQWNIENVSSMLALRCAYLNGQLSI, encoded by the exons ATGACACCCTCAGACCAACAACAACTAAAAGCCCACTTAAAAGCGGTAGCAAAAATTCTTTACAGAAATACAGAGCCAACTGAGTTAAAAACTTTTGAAAGTATAGAAAAAGCAGTCCGTCAGAAAATGTTATCAGAGGTTGGTCCAGAAATAGGTAGTCTTTTTTTTTCAGCAGTATCAGGAATTCAAACAGGAAAACCCCGAAAAATAAAATCAATAATCGGATCGCTCGACATTACAGATAATCAGGCAAAATATTTTGGCTTAAAAGCTTACAGTCAATTTAGTCCCCTGATGGAAAATTGCTGTCTTTTAATCAGTGCTAACGAATCTTATCAAATGGCAGAAAAAGATTTGGAAAAATTTACTGGGATCAAAATTTCTCACAGTACATTACAAAGATTAGTCAAAAGACAAGAATTGGAATTGCCTACATCTCAACAAGGAGTCAAAGAAATTACATTGGATGGCGGTAAAGTCAGACTACGCAACGCAACCAAGGGCGAGAGCTGTTACTGGAAAGACTATAAAGCCGTGTGTTTAGATAATATTTATGCGGGAGCGTTTTTCA AAAATAATCAAGATTTAATTGATTGGACTAATAGCCAAAAATTACTACATCCTATGTATTGCCTCGGAGATGGCCATGCCGGAATTTGGAACATATTTAAAGAAATTGGAGACAATGAACAAAGACAAGAAATCTTAGATTGGTATCATCTGAAAGAAAATCTCTACAAGGTAGGGGGTTCAATAAAACGATTGAAATTAGCCGAAAATATGTTATGGCAAGGCAAAGTTGATGAAGTTATAAATTTATTTAAAGACTTTAAAGGTCAAGCATTTAAAACGTTTTGCAATTATTTAGATACCCATCGCTGCCGAATAGTAAATTACCAATACTACAAAGAAGAATCCATAAGTTCGATTGGTTCTGGAACAGTGGAATCAACAATAAAACGCATTGGATTAAGGGTAAAAATATCGGGAGCGCAATGGAATATTGAGAACGTTTCCTCTATGCTTGC